Proteins co-encoded in one Kocuria flava genomic window:
- a CDS encoding SagB/ThcOx family dehydrogenase — protein MPETATAPRLPSPARSSASLRLGLAPDVWLARDAGRAVLVRWPRSRTLARWDAATEELLTRLGSPEGVEADPGLLDGGPALPGTDLPEQLLDDGWLTVTVGTGSAHGVTVLPRRRPPHRRPRSVPQPHLSRHAVLVPADDGWRLEAPHSWCDLRFPDLEQTHRCLEGPGRTGLEEQLLLWCGVLVDPREEREDLGHRQWSAHELWFHERSRRYRRERGFGGTFWARGAFPPPPLRPDGAAAVTVRFDPVDPATIGARSLSLHRALEDRRSVRRHDDEAPLDRHRLGEFLHRTARLRLAQEVDGVEYGSKPYPSGGSVYETELYLLVRRVQGLSPGLWRYDPAEHGLAPVREGLGHPDVAALLREAAHSSTVDAPPQVTVLMAPRFGRILWKYEQMGYAVMLKHVGVLMQTMYLVATDMGLAACAIGSGDSDLFSRATGLDPLECTSVGELLLGTPHPDERFQERPA, from the coding sequence GTGCCTGAGACCGCCACCGCACCCCGGCTCCCGTCCCCCGCCCGATCCTCGGCCTCCCTGCGCCTGGGCCTCGCCCCGGACGTCTGGCTCGCCCGCGACGCCGGCCGGGCGGTGCTCGTGCGCTGGCCCCGCAGCCGCACCCTGGCCCGGTGGGACGCAGCCACCGAGGAGCTGCTCACCCGCCTCGGCAGTCCCGAGGGCGTCGAGGCCGACCCCGGCCTGCTGGACGGCGGGCCGGCCCTGCCCGGCACGGACCTGCCCGAGCAGCTGCTCGATGACGGCTGGCTGACCGTCACCGTCGGCACCGGCTCGGCCCACGGGGTCACCGTCCTCCCGCGGCGCCGGCCGCCGCACCGGCGGCCGCGCTCCGTCCCGCAGCCGCACCTGTCCCGGCACGCCGTGCTCGTGCCCGCGGACGACGGCTGGCGCCTCGAGGCACCGCACTCCTGGTGCGACCTCCGCTTCCCGGACCTCGAGCAGACCCACCGGTGCCTCGAGGGTCCGGGGCGCACCGGCCTCGAGGAGCAGCTCCTGCTGTGGTGCGGCGTCCTCGTCGACCCCCGGGAGGAGCGCGAGGACCTCGGGCACCGCCAGTGGTCGGCCCACGAGCTGTGGTTCCACGAGCGCTCCCGCCGCTACCGGCGCGAGCGCGGCTTCGGGGGCACCTTCTGGGCCCGCGGCGCCTTCCCGCCCCCGCCGCTGCGGCCCGACGGCGCCGCAGCGGTCACCGTCCGCTTCGACCCCGTGGACCCCGCGACCATCGGCGCCCGGTCCCTGAGCCTGCACCGGGCTCTCGAGGACCGCCGCTCGGTCCGCCGTCACGACGACGAGGCCCCGCTGGACCGGCACCGCCTCGGCGAGTTCCTCCACCGCACCGCCCGGCTGCGGCTCGCCCAGGAGGTCGACGGCGTCGAGTACGGCAGCAAGCCCTACCCCTCGGGCGGATCGGTCTACGAGACCGAGCTCTACCTCCTGGTCCGCCGCGTGCAGGGTCTCTCCCCCGGGCTGTGGCGCTACGACCCCGCCGAGCACGGGCTCGCCCCCGTCCGGGAAGGACTCGGGCACCCGGACGTCGCGGCCCTGCTGCGCGAAGCCGCCCATTCCTCGACCGTGGACGCTCCCCCGCAGGTGACGGTGCTCATGGCCCCGCGCTTCGGGCGCATCCTGTGGAAGTACGAACAGATGGGCTACGCCGTGATGCTCAAGCACGTCGGAGTGCTCATGCAGACGATGTACCTCGTGGCCACCGACATGGGCCTGGCCGCCTGTGCGATCGGCAGCGGCGACAGCGACCTGTTCTCCCGCGCCACCGGGCTCGACCCCCTGGAGTGCACCAGCGTCGGGGAGCTCCTCCTCGGCACCCCGCACCCCGACGAGCGCTTCCAGGAGCGTCCCGCATGA
- a CDS encoding lantibiotic dehydratase C-terminal domain-containing protein — protein MSGPEGPWWELVLVRWGGEHARVVAHVIAPLLARDALGGRPVYVDTDWWQGPHVSLCFRVTPEEAETLRAAGLVDRAQELLTALGPGPETDPARHRELHGRLARYERRPGPLEPWLPDGRALLRPRPPREDGGGDSDLDRTVEQAHTRLLETELTLFARAARGERRVEAHALDLLAGVAARFTDSDLRATYPSFASHAEAYLATDAAAGTRARWDEAYARHRPALVRLLEQRTRQAAEGTLPADVTAVTDVLAAVADATDPLALFGGSALPASGGALSSSAFHTSLSRNRGWQDAVRHDAWFARYRLVLNLAYRHLSKLGLSPHHRFYTCHLLTLAAQDLTRTTAADVLKGLSRA, from the coding sequence GTGAGCGGGCCGGAGGGCCCCTGGTGGGAGCTGGTCCTGGTGCGCTGGGGCGGGGAGCACGCCCGCGTCGTCGCGCACGTGATCGCCCCGCTGCTCGCCCGGGACGCGCTGGGTGGCCGGCCCGTCTACGTGGACACCGACTGGTGGCAGGGACCCCACGTGTCCCTGTGCTTCCGGGTCACCCCGGAGGAGGCCGAGACCCTGCGGGCCGCCGGGCTGGTGGACCGGGCCCAGGAGCTGCTGACCGCCCTCGGCCCCGGCCCGGAGACCGACCCGGCGCGCCACCGGGAGCTGCACGGGCGGCTGGCCCGCTACGAGCGGCGTCCCGGGCCGCTGGAGCCGTGGCTGCCGGACGGCCGGGCCCTGCTGCGCCCCCGGCCTCCGCGCGAGGACGGTGGCGGCGACAGCGACCTCGACCGCACGGTGGAGCAGGCGCACACCCGGCTGCTGGAGACGGAGCTCACGCTGTTCGCCCGGGCCGCCCGGGGCGAGCGGCGCGTCGAGGCCCACGCCCTGGACCTGCTCGCCGGCGTCGCCGCCCGGTTCACCGACTCCGACCTGCGCGCCACCTACCCGTCCTTCGCCTCCCACGCCGAGGCCTACCTCGCCACGGACGCCGCCGCCGGCACCCGTGCCCGCTGGGACGAGGCCTACGCAAGGCACCGGCCGGCCCTGGTCCGGCTGCTCGAGCAGCGCACGCGCCAGGCGGCGGAGGGCACCCTGCCCGCCGACGTCACCGCCGTCACGGACGTCCTCGCCGCGGTCGCCGACGCCACCGACCCGCTGGCCCTCTTCGGCGGCAGCGCCCTGCCCGCCTCCGGCGGAGCGCTCTCCTCCTCCGCGTTCCACACGTCGCTGAGCCGCAACCGCGGCTGGCAGGACGCGGTCCGCCACGACGCGTGGTTCGCCCGGTACCGGCTCGTGCTCAACCTCGCCTACCGGCACCTGAGCAAGCTGGGTCTGAGCCCCCACCACCGCTTCTACACCTGCCACCTGCTCACCCTCGCCGCGCAGGACCTGACCCGCACCACCGCCGCCGACGTCCTGAAAGGCCTCTCCCGTGCCTGA
- a CDS encoding lantibiotic dehydratase C-terminal domain-containing protein, whose amino-acid sequence MSHHPTSPAREHAWLSLHLRCDGDTDAFLRTVLLDTAEELVAGVPGAAWFYLRYWEGGPHVRLRLLLPPAAHAAARRTVRERAGAWLSGNDPGYDDPGTHYDRIAGQLAAREGQDRPVLAWQPHGRVWEQAYEPETGKYGAGTSLHAYERHFQDSSVLAARALRRHPGPTQVLSLAAALVLTGWTSPGLGPGLQPREELVGRWDSSRPLDRRSAPQARPGLLAGLLERARAGTDPWSGSWRASLARLWDDLAAAGVPPAQRRTGIDICHHLVCNRLGLTLEQELAVRRSSWEALDPASAPHLERVP is encoded by the coding sequence ATGAGCCACCACCCGACCTCCCCCGCCCGGGAGCACGCCTGGCTGTCCCTGCACCTGCGCTGCGACGGGGACACCGACGCGTTCCTCCGCACCGTCCTCCTGGACACCGCCGAGGAGCTCGTGGCCGGTGTGCCCGGTGCCGCGTGGTTCTACCTGCGCTACTGGGAGGGCGGCCCGCACGTGCGGCTGCGCCTGCTCCTCCCGCCCGCCGCGCACGCGGCCGCCCGGCGGACCGTCCGCGAGCGCGCCGGGGCATGGCTGAGCGGCAACGACCCCGGCTACGACGACCCGGGCACCCACTACGACCGGATCGCCGGGCAGCTGGCCGCCCGTGAGGGCCAGGACCGCCCTGTGCTGGCCTGGCAGCCCCACGGCCGGGTCTGGGAGCAGGCCTACGAGCCGGAGACCGGCAAGTACGGGGCCGGGACGTCGCTGCACGCCTACGAGCGCCACTTCCAGGACTCCTCGGTCCTCGCGGCTCGTGCCCTGCGCCGCCACCCCGGTCCCACCCAGGTGCTCTCCCTGGCCGCGGCGCTGGTGCTGACGGGCTGGACGTCCCCGGGCCTGGGCCCGGGCCTGCAGCCGCGCGAGGAGCTGGTCGGCCGGTGGGACTCGTCCCGGCCTCTGGACCGCCGGAGCGCACCGCAGGCCCGCCCCGGGCTCCTCGCCGGGCTGCTGGAGCGTGCCCGGGCGGGCACCGATCCGTGGTCGGGGTCCTGGCGGGCGTCCCTCGCCCGGCTGTGGGACGACCTCGCCGCCGCGGGCGTCCCGCCGGCGCAGCGCCGCACCGGCATCGACATCTGCCACCACCTGGTGTGCAACCGGCTGGGCCTGACCCTCGAGCAGGAGCTGGCCGTGCGGCGCAGCTCGTGGGAGGCCCTCGACCCGGCGTCCGCCCCGCACCTGGAGCGAGTCCCGTGA
- a CDS encoding thiomuracin/GE37468 family thiazolyl RiPP peptide gives MDRTPHDIVDLPMDVFELEDQGMDVTSLTAGHGMTEVGASTNCFCYPCCSCSAPSSSA, from the coding sequence ATGGATCGCACCCCCCACGACATCGTCGACCTCCCGATGGACGTCTTCGAGCTCGAGGACCAGGGCATGGACGTCACGTCCCTGACCGCCGGTCACGGCATGACCGAGGTCGGCGCCTCGACCAACTGCTTCTGCTACCCCTGCTGCTCCTGCTCCGCCCCGTCGAGCAGCGCCTGA
- a CDS encoding FG-GAP repeat domain-containing protein — translation MTAGAAAAALAVTGAAGAGPAGATPAHAAGQPSFGWAQGWRVGEHLRELADVNGDGRADVVGFGDPGTFTALGRADGTFAAPEPAVPHFGSAQGWAGAERTTGDVDGDGRDDLVGFGARGVQVAYAQADGTFTAPERTVDDFGSAQGWTPARHVREVADVDGDGVEDVVGFGTGGTWVALGRTDRSFGPARRVLQDFGWAQGWRPGQHPRLVADVDGDGTADLVGFGAAGTWMAWGRADGTFTDPVLEVRDFGTDQGWRADEHVRTVGDVSGDGRADVVGFGHRGVQVARSTGDLPLPATFHPSGLETRDLATVQGWRTDRHPRVLADVTGDGADDVVGFGDAATLVIPGNTVPLRAAEQLTPAFGRNDGWTPARHLRLLGDVDGDGADDVVGFGRAGLSVRLS, via the coding sequence ATGACGGCGGGGGCGGCGGCCGCCGCGCTCGCGGTGACGGGCGCGGCCGGGGCGGGGCCCGCCGGCGCGACCCCGGCCCACGCCGCAGGGCAGCCGTCCTTCGGCTGGGCGCAGGGCTGGCGGGTCGGCGAGCACCTGCGGGAGCTGGCCGACGTGAACGGGGACGGGCGGGCCGACGTCGTCGGCTTCGGGGACCCCGGGACGTTCACCGCCCTGGGCCGGGCGGACGGGACGTTCGCCGCCCCCGAGCCGGCGGTGCCGCACTTCGGCTCGGCCCAGGGCTGGGCGGGAGCCGAGCGCACGACCGGCGACGTCGACGGCGACGGCCGCGACGACCTCGTCGGCTTCGGTGCCCGGGGCGTGCAGGTGGCCTACGCGCAGGCCGACGGCACGTTCACCGCCCCCGAGCGGACGGTCGACGACTTCGGGTCGGCCCAGGGCTGGACGCCCGCCCGGCACGTGCGCGAGGTCGCCGACGTCGACGGGGACGGCGTCGAGGACGTCGTGGGCTTCGGGACCGGCGGCACCTGGGTGGCCCTGGGCCGGACCGACCGCTCCTTCGGCCCCGCCCGGCGGGTGCTGCAGGATTTCGGGTGGGCCCAGGGGTGGCGCCCCGGGCAGCACCCGCGGCTGGTGGCAGACGTCGACGGCGACGGCACCGCTGACCTGGTCGGCTTCGGCGCCGCCGGCACGTGGATGGCCTGGGGCCGCGCCGACGGGACGTTCACGGACCCGGTGCTGGAGGTGCGCGACTTCGGCACGGACCAGGGCTGGCGCGCGGACGAGCACGTGCGCACGGTGGGCGACGTCAGCGGGGACGGGCGCGCCGACGTCGTCGGCTTCGGCCACCGCGGTGTGCAGGTGGCCCGCTCGACCGGCGACCTGCCGCTTCCCGCGACCTTCCACCCCAGCGGGCTCGAGACCCGCGACCTCGCGACCGTCCAGGGCTGGCGCACCGACCGGCACCCGCGCGTCCTCGCGGACGTCACCGGGGACGGGGCCGACGACGTCGTCGGCTTCGGCGACGCCGCCACCCTGGTGATCCCCGGCAACACCGTCCCGCTGCGCGCGGCCGAGCAGCTCACCCCCGCGTTCGGCCGCAACGACGGCTGGACCCCGGCCCGCCACCTGCGCCTGCTCGGGGACGTCGACGGGGACGGGGCCGACGACGTCGTGGGCTTCGGCCGTGCCGGGCTGAGCGTGCGGCTGTCCTGA
- a CDS encoding PepSY domain-containing protein, with translation MKHTDKKVLSMGALTLSALLLAGCGDLGGGGGGGGEEPTGGSAATEATGSATPTAEQSASGSPTSSGSPSASESAGGTASPSASGSASGSPSATPSGGAEAGAVTGAVVAAEEAVTGGQAFEIDRKDSGEGWEVTLAVEDREQEVEVSADGEQVTPQETDDELDPADRDNLAAVQVPLEDAVRTALDEVDGTLDSAELDTEDGVVVWEVDVDESDGTSVDVHINAENGSVLKVDR, from the coding sequence ATGAAGCACACTGACAAAAAAGTTCTGTCCATGGGGGCTCTGACCCTCTCCGCCCTGCTGCTGGCCGGGTGCGGCGACCTCGGCGGGGGCGGAGGCGGCGGGGGCGAGGAGCCGACCGGCGGGTCGGCCGCCACCGAGGCGACCGGCAGCGCCACGCCCACCGCGGAGCAGTCGGCCTCCGGGAGCCCGACCTCCTCCGGGAGCCCGAGCGCCTCCGAGAGCGCCGGCGGGACGGCCTCCCCGAGCGCGTCCGGGAGTGCGAGCGGTTCTCCCTCCGCGACCCCCTCGGGCGGCGCCGAGGCCGGCGCCGTGACCGGAGCGGTCGTGGCCGCGGAGGAGGCCGTGACCGGCGGGCAGGCCTTCGAGATCGACCGCAAGGACTCCGGGGAGGGCTGGGAGGTGACGCTGGCCGTGGAGGACCGGGAGCAGGAGGTCGAGGTCTCCGCCGACGGCGAGCAGGTCACCCCGCAGGAGACCGACGACGAGCTCGACCCGGCCGACCGGGACAACCTCGCGGCGGTCCAGGTGCCGCTCGAGGACGCCGTGCGCACCGCCCTGGACGAGGTGGACGGCACCCTGGACTCCGCCGAGCTGGACACCGAGGACGGCGTGGTCGTGTGGGAGGTCGACGTCGACGAGTCCGACGGCACCTCGGTGGACGTCCACATCAACGCCGAGAACGGCTCCGTGCTCAAGGTCGACCGCTAG
- a CDS encoding ArsR/SmtB family transcription factor: MTTVTPPHTAALARLGHALSDGVRTRILLVLRAGPATPSQLVEALGVSKQVVSNQLACLRGCGLVSATKEGRRSWYRLAAPHLGAALGDLLELVVTVDPECCTPDGCTCA; this comes from the coding sequence GTGACCACCGTGACCCCGCCCCACACCGCCGCCCTCGCGCGGCTGGGCCACGCCCTCTCCGACGGGGTGCGCACCCGGATCCTGCTCGTCCTGCGGGCCGGCCCGGCCACGCCCTCGCAGCTGGTCGAGGCGCTGGGGGTGTCCAAGCAGGTGGTCTCCAACCAGCTGGCCTGCCTGCGCGGGTGCGGGCTGGTGAGCGCGACCAAGGAGGGCCGCCGCTCCTGGTACCGGCTGGCCGCCCCGCACCTGGGCGCCGCCCTGGGCGACCTGCTCGAGCTGGTCGTCACCGTGGACCCGGAGTGCTGCACCCCGGACGGGTGCACCTGCGCATGA
- a CDS encoding cation diffusion facilitator family transporter encodes MSTTSRDPQPLTAARRDVLHRRVRWIVAGTIAYNVLEAVVALSAGAIASSAALIGFGLDSIVEVLSAAAVAWQFAAPDPHRRERAALRVIAFSFFGLAAFVTVDALRALLGAAEAEHSPVGIALAAVSLAVMPLLSWVERRTGRELGSASAVADSKQTLICSYLSAVLLAGLVLNATLGWAWADPLAALVIAAFAVREGLEAWRGDACCTPVAVLLDEDDDGCRCAPGCSCCGD; translated from the coding sequence ATGAGCACGACCTCCCGGGACCCGCAGCCCCTCACCGCCGCCCGGCGGGACGTCCTCCACCGGCGGGTGCGCTGGATCGTGGCCGGCACCATCGCCTACAACGTCCTCGAGGCGGTCGTCGCGCTGAGCGCGGGCGCGATCGCCTCCTCCGCGGCGCTGATCGGCTTCGGCCTGGACTCGATCGTGGAGGTCCTCTCCGCCGCGGCCGTGGCCTGGCAGTTCGCCGCCCCGGACCCGCACCGGCGGGAGCGGGCTGCGCTGCGGGTGATCGCGTTCTCCTTCTTCGGCCTGGCCGCCTTCGTCACCGTCGACGCCCTGCGCGCCCTGCTCGGCGCCGCGGAGGCCGAGCACTCCCCGGTGGGCATCGCGCTGGCCGCGGTGAGCCTCGCGGTCATGCCCCTGCTGTCCTGGGTCGAGCGGCGCACCGGCCGGGAGCTGGGCTCGGCCTCGGCGGTGGCCGACTCCAAGCAGACCCTGATCTGCAGTTATCTCTCGGCCGTGCTGCTGGCGGGCCTGGTGCTCAACGCCACCCTGGGATGGGCGTGGGCCGACCCGCTGGCCGCCCTCGTCATCGCCGCCTTCGCCGTGCGGGAGGGCCTCGAGGCCTGGCGCGGGGACGCGTGCTGCACCCCCGTGGCCGTGCTCCTCGACGAGGACGACGACGGGTGCCGCTGCGCCCCCGGCTGCTCCTGCTGCGGCGACTGA
- a CDS encoding ornithine cyclodeaminase family protein — translation MDDAQPTWYTAAQVAERVPADRARRLLEKVLLEGFDPAADPGRISTPAGTGHLLLMPSSISAWTGVKVASVAPGNPDRGLPRIQAVYVLMDTETLTVRALLEGAALTALRTPAVSAVAADALAPPGPAHLVVFGTGPQAVGHVRAFAAIREPARVTVVGRRPERVRAVLAELADLDTVLAAGTPGDVAGADIVVCATSAAEPLFDGSLVRDGACVVAMGSHEADRRELDAGLVGRSLVVVEDVATALREAGDVVLAVAEGALEESALVPLRQVVTGAVTRREDAPNVFKGVGMSWQDLAVAVGVVDPQA, via the coding sequence ATGGACGACGCCCAGCCCACCTGGTACACCGCCGCGCAGGTCGCCGAGCGGGTCCCGGCCGACCGCGCCCGGCGGCTGCTGGAGAAGGTCCTCCTCGAGGGCTTCGACCCCGCGGCGGACCCCGGCCGGATCAGCACGCCGGCCGGCACCGGGCACCTGCTCCTGATGCCCTCGAGCATCTCGGCGTGGACCGGGGTCAAGGTCGCCTCCGTGGCCCCGGGCAATCCGGACCGGGGCCTGCCCCGGATCCAGGCGGTCTACGTCCTGATGGACACCGAGACCCTGACCGTCCGTGCCCTGCTGGAGGGTGCGGCCCTCACCGCCCTGCGCACCCCGGCCGTCTCGGCCGTGGCCGCCGACGCCCTCGCCCCGCCCGGCCCCGCCCACCTGGTGGTCTTCGGCACGGGCCCGCAGGCGGTCGGCCACGTCCGGGCGTTCGCCGCGATCCGGGAGCCGGCCCGCGTCACGGTCGTCGGGCGCCGCCCCGAGAGGGTCCGGGCCGTCCTCGCGGAGCTCGCCGACCTGGACACCGTGCTCGCGGCGGGGACGCCCGGCGACGTGGCCGGGGCCGACATCGTGGTCTGCGCGACCTCGGCGGCCGAGCCGCTCTTCGACGGGTCCCTGGTCCGCGACGGCGCGTGCGTCGTGGCGATGGGCTCGCACGAGGCCGACCGGCGCGAGCTGGACGCCGGGCTCGTGGGCCGGTCCCTGGTGGTGGTCGAGGACGTGGCGACCGCGCTGCGGGAGGCCGGCGACGTCGTCCTGGCCGTCGCCGAGGGGGCCCTCGAGGAGAGCGCCCTGGTGCCGCTGCGGCAGGTGGTCACCGGGGCGGTGACCCGCCGGGAGGACGCCCCCAACGTGTTCAAGGGCGTGGGGATGTCCTGGCAGGACCTGGCCGTCGCCGTCGGGGTCGTGGACCCGCAGGCCTGA
- a CDS encoding bile acid:sodium symporter, which produces MRSTAAAWLERHQVGVYLAAIAAGLAAGWWVPGAGALEAAITPVLGLLLFATFLAVPFTAIGRAFADLRFLATVLVLNFVLVPVVVLLLSRFVAGEEALLLGVLLVLLTPCVDYVIVFCGLAGGAADRLLAAAPLLMLAQMLLLPAWLWAFAGPETVGLVEPAPFAEAFVVLILLPLAAAAAVQWAAPRAAAARAVESSTAAAMVPLMAATLFTVIASQVRGVGEQLGALAAVVPLYAAFLVLMVPIGLLTARAARLDVRSSRALVFTGATRNSLVVLPLALALPEALALTPLVVVTQTLVELVGMIVLVRLVPRLLPERARDSAPGRPTSDGSRQR; this is translated from the coding sequence GTGAGAAGCACAGCGGCCGCCTGGCTGGAGCGGCACCAGGTCGGCGTGTACCTGGCCGCGATCGCCGCCGGCCTCGCCGCCGGGTGGTGGGTCCCCGGGGCCGGCGCCCTCGAGGCGGCCATCACCCCGGTGCTGGGGCTGCTGCTGTTCGCCACGTTCCTGGCCGTGCCGTTCACGGCGATCGGCCGGGCCTTCGCCGACCTGCGCTTCCTGGCCACGGTGCTCGTGCTGAACTTCGTGCTCGTGCCCGTCGTCGTCCTCCTCCTGTCCCGGTTCGTGGCGGGGGAGGAGGCGCTGCTGCTGGGGGTGCTGCTCGTGCTGCTGACCCCGTGCGTGGACTACGTCATCGTCTTCTGCGGGCTCGCCGGGGGTGCGGCCGACCGGCTGCTGGCCGCGGCACCGCTGCTGATGCTCGCCCAGATGCTCCTGTTGCCCGCCTGGCTGTGGGCCTTCGCCGGGCCGGAGACGGTGGGGCTCGTGGAGCCCGCCCCGTTCGCCGAGGCGTTCGTGGTGCTCATCCTCCTGCCGCTGGCCGCGGCCGCCGCCGTGCAGTGGGCCGCCCCGCGTGCGGCCGCGGCCCGGGCGGTCGAGTCGTCCACGGCCGCGGCGATGGTGCCCCTGATGGCGGCGACCCTGTTCACCGTGATCGCCTCGCAGGTGCGCGGGGTGGGGGAGCAGCTCGGTGCCCTGGCGGCCGTGGTGCCCCTGTACGCGGCGTTCCTGGTGCTCATGGTCCCGATCGGGCTGCTCACCGCCCGCGCCGCCCGCCTGGACGTGCGCTCCTCGCGGGCGCTGGTGTTCACCGGCGCCACCCGCAACTCCCTCGTCGTCCTGCCCCTGGCGCTGGCCCTCCCGGAGGCCCTGGCCCTGACCCCGCTGGTGGTCGTCACCCAGACGCTGGTGGAGCTGGTCGGGATGATCGTCCTCGTCCGGCTCGTCCCGCGGCTGCTGCCGGAGCGGGCGCGGGACTCCGCGCCGGGGCGTCCGACCTCGGACGGATCCCGGCAGCGGTAG
- a CDS encoding universal stress protein codes for MTEHTDSTAGGDRVVVGVDGSEHAKRALREAARLAEALDLPLEAVTCWRDFSEYAVYEGRIPEALTPEAFRATAERMLEGALEDVFGEDRPQTLRTRLVHGRAAEALIEASEGARMLVVGSRGHGGVMGRLLGSVSSAVVSHAHCPVLVVRS; via the coding sequence ATGACCGAGCACACCGACAGCACCGCCGGCGGCGACCGCGTCGTCGTGGGGGTGGACGGCTCCGAGCACGCGAAGCGGGCGCTGCGGGAGGCCGCGCGCCTGGCCGAGGCGCTGGACCTGCCGCTGGAGGCGGTCACGTGCTGGCGCGACTTCAGCGAGTACGCGGTCTACGAGGGCCGGATCCCGGAGGCGCTGACCCCCGAGGCCTTCCGCGCCACCGCCGAGCGGATGCTCGAGGGCGCCCTCGAGGACGTCTTCGGCGAGGACCGCCCGCAGACCCTGCGCACCCGGCTGGTCCACGGCCGCGCGGCCGAGGCCCTCATCGAGGCGAGCGAAGGGGCGCGGATGCTCGTCGTCGGTTCCCGCGGGCACGGCGGGGTCATGGGGCGGCTGCTGGGCTCGGTCAGCTCCGCGGTGGTCTCCCACGCCCACTGCCCGGTGCTGGTCGTCCGCTCGTGA
- a CDS encoding SOUL family heme-binding protein encodes MVEQQPYSTVRRYPAFELRHYPELVLAEVEVTGPFEGAANSAFNALFRYISGHNRERREIPMTAPVVQEEGGSRKIAMTAPVWQRSVSGGEVEAADAHVVAFVLPAALTAATAPVPSDPAVRVRVEPAAWAAVLRYRGRWTRGSYERHRRRLERAAREAGLVPVGAARFARFNPPFTPPLLRRNEVVLPVGDPGPETPARP; translated from the coding sequence ATGGTCGAGCAGCAGCCGTACTCGACGGTGCGCCGGTATCCCGCCTTCGAGCTGCGGCACTACCCCGAGCTCGTGCTCGCGGAGGTCGAGGTCACCGGCCCCTTCGAGGGAGCGGCCAACAGCGCCTTCAACGCTCTGTTCCGCTACATCAGCGGCCACAACCGGGAACGCCGGGAGATCCCGATGACCGCCCCGGTCGTCCAGGAGGAGGGCGGGTCGCGGAAGATCGCCATGACGGCCCCGGTGTGGCAGCGCTCCGTCTCCGGCGGGGAGGTGGAAGCGGCCGACGCCCACGTCGTCGCCTTCGTCCTGCCCGCCGCCCTCACGGCGGCGACCGCACCGGTGCCCTCCGACCCGGCCGTGCGGGTCCGCGTGGAACCGGCGGCCTGGGCCGCCGTGCTGCGCTACCGCGGGCGGTGGACCCGCGGCTCCTACGAGCGGCACCGCCGGCGCCTCGAGCGGGCGGCGCGCGAGGCCGGGCTCGTGCCGGTCGGGGCGGCCCGCTTCGCGCGGTTCAACCCGCCCTTCACCCCGCCGTTGCTGCGCCGCAACGAGGTGGTCCTGCCCGTCGGCGACCCCGGCCCGGAGACGCCGGCACGGCCCTGA
- a CDS encoding universal stress protein — protein sequence MSEHPESVSGGERIVVGVDGSEHAKHALREAARLAEALDLPLEVVTCWQDVTLAAGAYGYIPSLDPEDVRTGSRKMVEDVLAEVFGDDRPQRLRVRLWHGRPADALIKASEGARMLVVGSRGHGGVVGMLLGSVSSAVVSHASCPVLVVRP from the coding sequence ATGAGCGAGCACCCCGAGAGCGTGTCCGGCGGCGAGCGCATCGTCGTGGGCGTGGACGGCTCCGAGCACGCGAAGCACGCGCTGCGGGAGGCGGCACGTCTGGCCGAGGCCCTGGACCTGCCGCTGGAGGTCGTCACGTGCTGGCAGGACGTGACCCTCGCCGCGGGCGCCTACGGCTACATCCCCTCCCTGGACCCGGAGGACGTGCGCACCGGCAGCCGGAAGATGGTCGAGGACGTGCTGGCGGAGGTCTTCGGGGACGACCGCCCGCAGCGCCTGCGGGTCCGGCTCTGGCACGGCCGCCCCGCCGACGCCCTCATCAAAGCGAGCGAGGGGGCGCGGATGCTCGTCGTCGGCTCCCGCGGCCACGGAGGCGTCGTGGGGATGCTCCTCGGGTCGGTCAGCTCCGCCGTCGTCTCCCACGCCTCCTGCCCGGTGCTGGTGGTCCGTCCCTGA